Proteins encoded by one window of Yersinia massiliensis:
- a CDS encoding DUF3861 domain-containing protein, giving the protein MPGYRYRITIEPMTDRKGEPIDKAPVTFEAENHDEILGIIERLQAREDLDFGKDKTAAFALGLKLFSETMMENRKHPLFAPLRTAFTEFMMLLKKGPSHDRHEP; this is encoded by the coding sequence ATGCCCGGCTATCGTTATCGAATCACCATTGAGCCTATGACTGACCGTAAAGGTGAGCCGATTGATAAAGCCCCTGTCACATTTGAAGCCGAGAATCATGATGAGATCCTCGGCATCATCGAGCGGTTACAGGCGCGCGAAGATCTGGATTTTGGCAAAGATAAAACAGCGGCCTTCGCTTTAGGGCTGAAGTTATTCTCAGAAACCATGATGGAGAACCGCAAACATCCCTTATTCGCGCCGCTTCGTACTGCGTTTACTGAATTTATGATGCTGTTGAAAAAAGGGCCATCTCACGATCGTCACGAGCCCTAA
- a CDS encoding MarC family protein: MEQWLLQFLLLYITFLSMFSPPATMATAAIILDGVPNTILKRLAWRVAFEYVVIMLFVIWLGNYMLMALGLSPHALTVTGGAALLFQGWPLMMRGTKVEQSNHALDSDNPKRFRDLAVVPLLFPLSMGGGTIAVGISSAAHNSTLEGMMTLSAVILMMAPTIALTFLVSGPLQGRLSTGAMDTLARISGIILVTLSLQLLVTGLTDLVMVEIHSMR; encoded by the coding sequence ATGGAACAGTGGCTGCTTCAGTTTTTATTGTTGTATATCACTTTTTTGTCAATGTTTAGCCCTCCAGCCACGATGGCTACCGCGGCAATTATTTTAGATGGTGTCCCCAACACGATTCTAAAGCGATTAGCTTGGCGTGTGGCGTTTGAATATGTCGTGATCATGCTCTTTGTTATTTGGCTGGGTAATTACATGCTGATGGCATTAGGGTTAAGCCCGCACGCTTTAACCGTCACTGGCGGGGCTGCTTTATTGTTTCAAGGTTGGCCATTGATGATGCGTGGAACCAAAGTAGAGCAAAGTAATCACGCATTAGATAGTGATAATCCTAAACGATTTCGTGATCTGGCTGTGGTGCCGTTGTTATTTCCGTTATCGATGGGAGGAGGGACGATTGCCGTCGGGATATCATCCGCAGCGCACAATAGTACGTTAGAAGGCATGATGACGCTGTCAGCCGTGATATTAATGATGGCGCCGACAATTGCGTTGACCTTTTTAGTCTCAGGTCCATTACAGGGTCGGCTTTCTACGGGGGCAATGGATACGCTGGCGCGTATTTCAGGTATTATTTTGGTGACGCTTTCATTGCAATTGCTGGTCACGGGATTAACAGATTTAGTGATGGTAGAGATACATTCAATGCGTTAG
- a CDS encoding PadR family transcriptional regulator, whose product MFGFSKRGHGHCGEHREEHHRGGERMHRAGRHPMAGKGPEAGRGGRHGRGEKMQRLFEHGDLRVVLLALLDKKPSHGYELIKAIEEASSGLYVPSPGVIYPTLTLLEEQDFVTPVATGNGRKSYQITDAGKVELQQNQAMVDVIFSRLAQVNRRPEGNLAEGISDVMHRLRHILRSNMVRSDVTPEQVVRINAALMTAVEAIEKELTPRSADTTTDEQEKN is encoded by the coding sequence ATGTTTGGATTTTCAAAACGTGGTCACGGCCACTGTGGCGAACATCGGGAAGAACACCACCGCGGCGGTGAAAGAATGCATCGTGCTGGTCGTCACCCAATGGCCGGTAAAGGCCCAGAAGCAGGCAGAGGTGGGCGGCATGGTCGTGGTGAGAAGATGCAACGCCTGTTTGAGCACGGTGACTTACGTGTTGTCTTATTGGCATTGCTTGATAAAAAACCTAGCCACGGTTATGAGCTCATTAAGGCAATCGAAGAGGCTTCTTCAGGGCTGTACGTGCCAAGCCCAGGCGTTATCTACCCGACGCTGACACTGCTTGAAGAGCAAGATTTTGTCACCCCTGTTGCCACCGGTAATGGCCGTAAGAGCTACCAAATTACTGATGCTGGTAAGGTTGAGTTACAACAAAATCAAGCCATGGTTGATGTCATCTTTTCTCGACTGGCGCAGGTCAATCGCCGTCCTGAAGGGAATCTGGCGGAAGGCATTTCTGATGTGATGCACCGTTTACGTCATATTTTGCGTAGTAACATGGTGCGCTCAGACGTGACACCAGAGCAGGTAGTCCGCATTAATGCCGCGTTAATGACCGCAGTAGAAGCCATTGAGAAAGAGTTAACACCACGATCGGCAGATACCACGACGGATGAACAGGAGAAAAACTGA
- a CDS encoding class I SAM-dependent methyltransferase — translation MDNSLQKVAAQLRCPDGEDGKALGHIMNMRNLPVIMSGINQLCLSEGDRLLELGYGNGGLLGYILSLANNLHYTGLEFSPLMHQEALAFNHPYIQAGWADYRLYDGVTLPLADASVDKVLTVNTIYFWQQPDALLKEICRVLTVGGLFCVTFCDKAFMAKLPFVEHGFQLYSESEVRALMANSPLKLHTQEHKKDKSISKTGEIVDREFISLVFERTA, via the coding sequence ATGGATAATTCACTACAAAAAGTTGCTGCACAATTACGTTGCCCAGATGGGGAGGACGGAAAAGCATTAGGCCATATCATGAACATGCGTAATCTCCCTGTGATCATGAGCGGTATTAATCAGCTTTGTCTGAGTGAGGGTGATCGCCTGCTTGAGTTGGGATATGGCAATGGCGGGTTGTTAGGTTATATTCTTTCTTTGGCCAATAACCTCCACTATACCGGTCTGGAATTTTCACCATTAATGCATCAAGAAGCTTTGGCCTTCAATCACCCGTATATTCAAGCGGGCTGGGCAGATTACCGTTTGTATGATGGCGTCACTCTTCCGCTAGCCGATGCCAGTGTCGATAAAGTGTTAACCGTCAATACGATATATTTTTGGCAGCAACCCGATGCATTACTCAAAGAGATCTGCCGAGTATTGACCGTTGGTGGGCTTTTCTGTGTGACGTTTTGCGATAAAGCCTTCATGGCGAAACTGCCTTTTGTCGAGCATGGGTTTCAATTGTATAGCGAGTCAGAGGTGCGAGCCTTAATGGCGAATTCACCGTTAAAACTGCACACGCAAGAGCATAAAAAAGATAAAAGTATCAGTAAAACAGGCGAGATCGTTGACCGTGAGTTCATCAGTTTGGTATTCGAACGAACAGCTTAA
- a CDS encoding zinc ribbon domain-containing protein YjdM — translation MSLPNCPKCNSEFTWQDGEKLNCPECGNEWSENNASSADEEGLVVRDANGNLLADGDSVTVVKDLKVKGSSSTLKIGTKVKSIRLVEGDHNIDCKIDGFGPMKLKSEFVKKS, via the coding sequence ATGAGTTTACCAAACTGTCCAAAGTGCAATTCTGAGTTTACATGGCAGGACGGGGAAAAACTAAATTGCCCAGAGTGCGGAAATGAGTGGTCAGAAAACAATGCTTCATCCGCTGATGAAGAGGGTCTGGTAGTACGTGATGCCAACGGTAACCTGCTAGCTGACGGCGACTCAGTCACTGTAGTGAAAGATCTGAAAGTAAAAGGCAGCTCTTCAACGCTGAAAATTGGCACTAAAGTGAAAAGCATTCGCTTGGTTGAAGGTGACCACAATATCGATTGTAAAATTGATGGTTTTGGTCCGATGAAGCTCAAATCTGAGTTTGTTAAAAAGAGCTAA
- the gadC gene encoding glutamate:gamma-aminobutyrate antiporter, whose protein sequence is MASIQTSATPKQLSLLGFFAITASMVMAVYEYPTFATSGFALIFFLLLGGLLWFIPVGLCAAEMATVEGWQEGGVFTWVSKTLGERWGFAAISFGYLQIAIGFIPMLYFVLGALSYILKWPALNEEPVVKTIAALIILWALAFTQFGGTKNTARIAKIGFFAGILLPAAILVILVIFYLHAGAPVAIEISAATFFPDFTSMGTLVVFVAFILSYMGVEASATHVNEMKNPGRDYPLAMLLLMFAAICLSSVGGLSIAAVIPHEQINLSAGVMQSFTVLINHFGPGFEWAIRVIAALLLLGVLAEIAAWIVGPSRGMLVTAQQGILPARFAKMNKNGVPVTLVISQLVITSIALIVLTNTGGGNNMSFLIALALTVVIYLCSYFLLFLGYITLIRKQPENKRTFNIPGGNAVKITVATIGLITSITAFVVSFFPPSGLPGKEANDIYAGLLAVSFLVVLAIPFIIYALHDKKGKTNNVTLVPITADTAPKGHFFIHPRARSPHHIVVDGKKVH, encoded by the coding sequence ATGGCGAGTATACAAACGAGCGCCACGCCAAAACAGTTATCGTTATTAGGCTTTTTTGCGATAACGGCATCCATGGTGATGGCGGTTTATGAATATCCAACTTTTGCAACTTCCGGTTTTGCGCTTATTTTCTTCTTACTTTTAGGTGGATTGCTTTGGTTTATTCCCGTTGGTTTATGCGCCGCTGAAATGGCGACAGTTGAAGGTTGGCAAGAAGGCGGGGTATTTACTTGGGTTTCTAAGACATTAGGGGAACGTTGGGGATTTGCAGCCATTTCCTTTGGTTATTTGCAAATCGCCATTGGTTTTATTCCCATGCTCTATTTTGTACTAGGTGCACTTTCTTATATCCTCAAATGGCCAGCGTTGAATGAGGAGCCGGTTGTCAAAACAATCGCCGCGCTGATTATTTTATGGGCACTGGCTTTCACCCAATTTGGTGGTACTAAAAATACCGCACGTATTGCGAAAATTGGTTTCTTTGCCGGCATACTTTTGCCCGCGGCCATATTAGTTATTTTAGTCATTTTCTATTTGCATGCAGGTGCGCCCGTTGCCATTGAAATCAGTGCAGCAACATTTTTCCCTGACTTTACCAGTATGGGAACGTTAGTGGTATTTGTTGCTTTCATCTTGAGTTATATGGGTGTTGAGGCATCCGCAACCCATGTCAATGAAATGAAAAATCCTGGCCGCGATTATCCGCTTGCCATGTTACTGCTTATGTTTGCTGCGATTTGCTTAAGTTCAGTTGGCGGGCTTTCTATTGCAGCGGTGATTCCCCACGAACAGATAAATCTTTCTGCGGGGGTGATGCAGAGCTTTACCGTACTGATTAATCATTTTGGTCCGGGATTTGAGTGGGCTATTCGTGTTATTGCCGCACTGCTATTGCTAGGTGTGCTGGCTGAAATTGCGGCTTGGATAGTTGGGCCTTCTCGCGGAATGTTAGTCACCGCGCAGCAAGGCATTTTGCCTGCTCGTTTTGCCAAAATGAACAAGAACGGTGTGCCCGTTACCTTGGTTATTTCTCAGTTAGTGATTACGTCTATTGCGCTGATTGTGCTGACGAATACGGGGGGCGGTAATAACATGTCCTTCTTGATTGCGCTAGCCCTGACCGTCGTGATTTATCTGTGCAGTTATTTCTTGCTGTTCCTCGGCTATATTACGTTGATTAGGAAACAGCCAGAAAACAAACGTACCTTTAATATCCCAGGGGGAAATGCCGTTAAGATAACCGTGGCAACGATTGGCTTAATCACGTCAATCACTGCGTTTGTCGTGTCGTTCTTCCCGCCGTCTGGCTTGCCAGGTAAAGAGGCTAATGATATTTATGCTGGTTTGCTGGCTGTCAGTTTCTTGGTTGTATTAGCGATTCCTTTCATTATTTATGCGCTACATGATAAGAAAGGAAAAACAAATAATGTCACGCTAGTCCCCATTACAGCCGATACTGCGCCGAAAGGGCATTTCTTTATTCATCCAAGAGCGCGTTCACCGCATCATATCGTGGTGGATGGTAAAAAAGTACATTAA
- a CDS encoding response regulator, which translates to MSQKFISIFFSLMMLMPLAHAAPVAPIALELAGHSEADLPTIKLSNDELLWLAKKSKLTVAVYPPEFPPLAFNSLTGRYRGMNADYLALLQSSLNTDIEVKRYPDQQQALAAIKARSVDLILTKQTDHIAINSPFIVSEPIVRSYPMLVTRQDETMQPLHTNKRVNIAITGGFPSEEFIKQSFPHANIVTFDSEYRALESVVERQSDYFIGNNLTGNIVMARDFPYTLSVVKFWEKPQISNRFIALESDKLLIDIINTFLSVERDQIHNHETQFWVDGVSLSHLAKPLPLTPKEKLWLQKNPKLRVLINPYYAPFTMVDENSEIRGLIGDILNLIQLKTGLEFEPIIVNSNSEMANIMRKGDWDILPTTTYSLEREYYLSFTHPFIATPFVAVVRDKPDGITKLSAGMKVAIPEYHTLYEQLKNRYPNIQWVNVDNSSVALNMVKDGRVDASIYNLLSARYMIDHYYPGELKYFRIADDTPALISFAFPRGNTELQHILNKSLDDIPQKEISRLAAKWAKMPNIKIDTWNLYNKQFYLVIALAALLIFSSLLWGLYLSREIRMRKKTQAALETQLSFRQTLSNSIPMPVYIISLEGELQSYNSAFTDFFSPELREEIRPSLFDSRHPLANIFSVIHHDIEKGLIPESVLAHHLVLNNGQEERHIVHWLTLCLMPANVPATIICGWQDITESKQLMKALQIEKDKAIHANQAKSTFLASMSHEIRTPISTIMGFLELLSTHKQSPDEDQESIQLAYATAQHLLGLIGDVLDMEKIESGNFELAPEWVDVEALITSTLRTFEGLAKQKSLQLIFVNRLVKGEYLWLDPQALRQILSNFLSNAIKFTQQGSIEVCVETHAKSKTQTQLILTVSDTGLGISQQDQQKLFEPFSQTQVGKQQMGSGLGLAICRELVSRMGGEIKMLSELGQGTTLTATFTPEVSRDAVIAIQTSKYATELPKNLNILVTDDHPNNRLLLRRQLDKLGYHIDEAIDGVQALELIKRNSYDLLITDINMPNMDGITLTRHIRGFNQDIVIWGLTANAQAEEKERCLAIGMNLCLFKPVSLQQLESSLRLIDIRQPRSRLGELIDLELLKTLTLGDDKLMQQMLTTSQVENGKDLTSAKEAARIGDWAALQNHLHRINGSAQILGAAALLALCEQLESHEPTQVPDPIIEEGLQQLTKQLTELNDEIDLMYQA; encoded by the coding sequence ATGTCACAAAAATTTATCAGTATTTTCTTCTCGCTCATGATGCTGATGCCCTTGGCTCATGCAGCCCCCGTCGCGCCTATCGCGTTGGAGCTGGCGGGTCACTCTGAAGCAGACCTCCCGACAATAAAACTCAGCAATGATGAGCTACTTTGGTTAGCGAAAAAAAGTAAGCTGACCGTGGCTGTCTATCCTCCCGAATTCCCCCCGCTGGCATTTAATAGTCTGACTGGGCGCTATCGGGGGATGAATGCAGATTATTTGGCGCTCTTACAAAGTTCCCTTAATACTGACATTGAAGTGAAGCGCTACCCTGACCAACAGCAAGCCTTGGCAGCGATAAAAGCGCGTAGCGTAGATCTTATCCTCACCAAACAGACCGACCATATTGCTATTAATAGCCCTTTTATTGTCTCTGAACCGATAGTCCGCTCTTATCCCATGCTGGTGACACGGCAAGATGAAACAATGCAGCCGCTGCATACAAATAAACGTGTCAACATTGCTATTACAGGGGGATTTCCGTCAGAAGAATTTATCAAGCAATCATTTCCTCATGCCAATATTGTTACTTTTGACAGTGAATACAGGGCGTTGGAATCGGTAGTTGAGCGGCAAAGCGACTATTTTATTGGCAACAATCTCACCGGCAATATCGTCATGGCGAGGGATTTTCCCTATACGCTTAGTGTGGTCAAATTCTGGGAAAAACCGCAGATCAGTAACCGCTTCATCGCGTTAGAAAGCGATAAGCTGCTAATTGATATAATCAATACATTCCTCAGTGTAGAAAGAGATCAAATTCATAATCATGAGACTCAATTTTGGGTTGATGGTGTTAGCCTCTCACATCTTGCTAAACCACTCCCCCTGACGCCAAAAGAAAAACTCTGGCTACAAAAAAATCCTAAGCTGCGTGTACTCATTAATCCTTACTATGCCCCTTTTACGATGGTGGATGAAAACTCGGAAATCCGAGGGCTTATTGGCGATATTCTTAATCTTATTCAACTAAAAACAGGCCTGGAATTCGAGCCCATTATCGTCAATTCTAACAGTGAAATGGCGAATATTATGCGCAAAGGTGATTGGGATATATTGCCGACGACAACCTACAGTTTAGAGCGTGAATATTATCTTTCTTTCACCCATCCTTTTATTGCGACGCCATTTGTTGCCGTAGTCAGAGATAAGCCTGATGGCATTACCAAACTATCTGCGGGTATGAAAGTCGCCATACCTGAATATCATACCCTGTATGAGCAGCTTAAAAATCGATATCCCAACATTCAATGGGTCAATGTCGATAATAGTAGTGTGGCACTCAACATGGTAAAAGATGGGCGTGTAGATGCTTCTATCTATAATCTACTTTCTGCTCGGTATATGATTGACCATTATTATCCCGGAGAATTAAAATATTTCCGTATTGCTGATGATACACCCGCATTAATAAGTTTTGCATTCCCTCGAGGGAATACAGAGTTACAACATATTCTTAATAAATCGCTCGACGATATTCCGCAAAAGGAAATATCACGACTGGCTGCCAAATGGGCGAAAATGCCCAATATTAAAATTGACACTTGGAATTTATATAACAAGCAATTTTACTTGGTCATCGCACTAGCTGCACTGTTGATTTTCAGTAGCTTGCTGTGGGGACTTTATCTTTCACGCGAAATTCGCATGAGAAAAAAAACACAAGCAGCACTCGAAACTCAACTCAGTTTTCGCCAAACACTCTCTAATTCGATTCCTATGCCGGTTTATATCATATCGCTGGAAGGTGAGTTGCAGAGCTATAATAGTGCGTTTACAGATTTCTTTTCACCGGAGCTGCGTGAGGAGATCCGCCCATCGTTATTTGATAGCCGCCACCCACTCGCTAATATCTTCTCCGTCATCCACCATGATATTGAAAAAGGCCTGATACCGGAATCTGTCCTTGCTCATCACTTGGTGCTCAATAACGGCCAAGAAGAGCGGCATATTGTGCATTGGCTGACCCTGTGCCTTATGCCCGCAAATGTTCCTGCAACCATTATTTGTGGCTGGCAAGATATCACCGAATCGAAGCAGTTAATGAAAGCGCTTCAGATAGAAAAAGACAAAGCGATACATGCCAATCAGGCAAAAAGCACTTTCTTAGCGAGCATGAGCCATGAAATTCGAACTCCGATTAGCACTATCATGGGCTTCTTAGAGCTGCTATCTACCCATAAACAATCTCCTGACGAAGATCAAGAATCGATTCAATTAGCCTATGCCACTGCGCAGCACTTACTAGGATTAATCGGCGATGTTTTGGACATGGAGAAAATTGAATCCGGCAATTTTGAGCTAGCGCCTGAATGGGTAGATGTTGAAGCGTTGATAACCAGTACGCTAAGAACCTTTGAAGGGCTGGCTAAACAAAAAAGTCTCCAGCTCATTTTTGTTAATCGATTAGTGAAAGGGGAATATCTGTGGCTTGACCCGCAAGCCCTGCGGCAGATATTAAGTAATTTTCTCAGCAATGCCATTAAATTTACTCAACAAGGCAGCATTGAAGTCTGTGTCGAAACACATGCCAAGAGTAAGACGCAAACTCAATTAATATTGACCGTGTCGGATACTGGCCTTGGTATAAGCCAACAAGATCAGCAAAAGTTGTTTGAACCCTTTAGCCAAACGCAAGTAGGCAAACAACAAATGGGGTCTGGTCTCGGTTTGGCAATATGTCGCGAACTGGTCTCGCGCATGGGCGGTGAAATTAAGATGCTCAGTGAATTGGGTCAGGGAACGACCTTAACGGCTACGTTTACGCCGGAGGTTTCGCGTGACGCGGTTATCGCAATACAGACGTCAAAATACGCAACTGAGCTCCCTAAAAATCTTAATATTCTCGTGACTGATGATCATCCTAACAATCGCCTGCTGTTAAGACGCCAGTTAGATAAGTTGGGATATCATATCGACGAAGCTATAGATGGGGTTCAGGCATTAGAATTAATTAAGCGAAATAGCTATGACCTGCTGATTACAGATATCAATATGCCGAATATGGACGGCATTACTCTCACCCGTCATATTCGAGGCTTCAATCAAGATATTGTTATTTGGGGATTAACTGCGAATGCGCAAGCAGAGGAGAAAGAGCGCTGCCTCGCCATTGGGATGAATTTATGTCTCTTTAAGCCGGTGAGTTTGCAACAGTTAGAATCTTCATTACGCTTGATCGATATACGCCAGCCAAGATCTCGATTAGGGGAGCTTATCGATCTCGAATTACTCAAGACACTAACACTGGGTGATGACAAATTAATGCAGCAAATGTTGACGACTTCTCAAGTGGAAAATGGCAAAGATCTGACATCAGCTAAAGAAGCTGCTCGTATAGGAGATTGGGCTGCACTGCAAAATCATTTGCATCGTATTAATGGCTCAGCACAAATTTTAGGGGCTGCTGCCTTACTTGCACTTTGTGAGCAGTTGGAAAGCCATGAACCAACTCAGGTCCCAGACCCTATTATCGAAGAAGGATTGCAACAATTGACGAAGCAACTAACTGAACTTAACGATGAGATAGACTTGATGTATCAGGCATAA
- a CDS encoding linear amide C-N hydrolase: protein MDWKEDLHSDLWIFPRGMERTGNAGPNSVVWTSKYGSVITAAYNIASTDGMNEKGLVVNMLWLAESQYPTPTPDKPNLSLAAWGQYVLDNFATVDEAVKTLKNEPITVLTSKVPGQERLGTIHLTLSDPSGDSAVFEYIDGKLTIHHSREYQVVTNSPTYDKQLAIDSYWQRIGGTNMLPGTNSSSDRFVRAQFYINAIPKYTDKQLATASVLSVIRSVSVPYGISTPDEPNISSTRWRTLSDQKNKIYYFESTLMPNTFWVDFNKVDFSKSAEVKKLKISTPQAIQYTGDVSAHFQPAKPFVFEPVTPSV, encoded by the coding sequence ATGGATTGGAAAGAAGACCTGCATTCCGATCTGTGGATATTCCCACGAGGAATGGAACGTACAGGTAATGCTGGGCCAAACTCAGTAGTCTGGACATCAAAATATGGCAGTGTGATCACCGCAGCCTACAATATTGCCAGCACTGACGGTATGAATGAAAAAGGTTTAGTGGTGAACATGTTGTGGTTAGCTGAATCTCAATATCCAACGCCAACCCCAGATAAGCCTAACCTTTCACTGGCTGCATGGGGGCAATATGTTCTCGATAATTTTGCCACTGTCGATGAAGCCGTTAAGACATTAAAAAATGAACCTATTACGGTATTAACCAGTAAAGTACCTGGTCAAGAAAGGCTGGGGACCATTCATCTCACGCTTTCCGATCCCAGCGGAGATAGTGCTGTATTTGAATACATTGATGGAAAACTGACGATTCATCACAGCCGAGAGTACCAAGTTGTCACGAACTCGCCGACCTATGACAAACAATTAGCCATTGATTCATATTGGCAAAGAATTGGTGGCACTAACATGCTACCGGGCACCAATAGCTCCAGTGATCGTTTTGTTCGAGCACAGTTTTATATTAATGCGATTCCAAAATACACGGATAAGCAATTGGCTACTGCAAGTGTGCTGAGTGTTATTCGTTCTGTTTCCGTTCCTTATGGTATCAGTACGCCTGATGAGCCAAATATTTCTTCCACCCGCTGGAGAACACTCTCGGATCAGAAGAATAAGATTTACTATTTTGAATCCACTCTGATGCCAAATACATTTTGGGTCGACTTTAACAAGGTTGATTTTTCAAAATCTGCTGAAGTTAAAAAACTGAAGATTAGTACACCTCAAGCAATTCAGTATACCGGTGATGTTTCTGCACATTTTCAACCTGCGAAACCCTTCGTATTTGAACCTGTGACACCTTCAGTATAA
- a CDS encoding glutamate decarboxylase — protein MDKNNVFTNYNENDDVYASIDLAKSMPKSTFPAKERNARNVFSAIRDELMLDGNSRQNLATFCQTWVDDEIRELMDLSIDKNMIDKDEYPQTAEIEARCVRMLANLWNSPTPETTLGCSTIGSSEAAMLGGLALKWQWRNKRTAKGLPTDKPNMICGPVQICWHKFARYFDVELREIPLEGDRLIMSPEEVLKRVDENTIGVVPTLGVTFTCQYEPVKAVCDALDKLQKDTGLDIPMHIDGASGGFLAPFCAPELEWDFRLPRVKSINTSGHKFGLAPLGAGWVVWREASDLPEDLIFNVNYLGGNMPTFALNFSRPGGQIIAQYYNFLRLGREGYAKIHNACYATAQYLAEEISNIGPFEMLFDGDSSKGIPALAWKLKDNAALGGYNLYDLADKLRSRGWQVPAYSMPANREDLVIQRILVRHGVSYDLGSLLIDDIKRALDYFKNHPVTKPLTEEEASGFNHG, from the coding sequence ATGGATAAAAATAACGTATTTACTAACTACAATGAAAACGATGATGTGTACGCTTCTATTGATTTAGCAAAATCGATGCCTAAATCTACTTTTCCAGCGAAAGAACGTAATGCGCGTAATGTGTTTAGCGCTATTCGTGATGAACTCATGTTAGACGGTAATTCTCGTCAAAACTTGGCCACTTTTTGCCAAACATGGGTCGACGACGAAATTCGTGAATTAATGGATTTGTCTATCGATAAGAACATGATCGATAAAGATGAATATCCGCAAACAGCAGAAATTGAAGCACGATGCGTGCGAATGCTGGCTAATCTGTGGAACTCCCCAACACCAGAAACGACCTTGGGTTGCTCCACTATTGGCTCCTCTGAAGCCGCGATGTTAGGAGGGCTAGCATTAAAATGGCAATGGCGAAATAAGCGTACTGCAAAAGGGCTACCGACCGATAAACCGAATATGATTTGTGGGCCAGTTCAGATTTGTTGGCATAAATTTGCCCGTTACTTTGATGTTGAATTGCGTGAAATTCCGTTAGAAGGTGACCGTTTGATCATGAGCCCAGAAGAGGTGCTCAAGCGTGTTGATGAAAACACCATCGGTGTGGTGCCGACACTCGGCGTCACCTTTACTTGCCAGTACGAGCCGGTAAAAGCAGTTTGTGATGCACTTGATAAGCTACAAAAAGATACCGGCTTGGATATCCCTATGCATATTGACGGCGCGAGCGGCGGCTTCCTTGCGCCATTCTGTGCGCCAGAACTGGAGTGGGATTTCCGTTTGCCGAGAGTCAAATCTATCAATACTTCCGGCCATAAATTTGGTTTAGCGCCACTCGGGGCTGGCTGGGTTGTATGGCGTGAAGCCTCTGATTTACCTGAAGATCTCATTTTCAACGTCAATTACCTTGGCGGCAACATGCCAACCTTTGCGCTGAACTTCTCGCGTCCCGGTGGTCAGATCATTGCGCAGTACTACAATTTCTTACGTCTGGGCCGTGAAGGGTACGCAAAAATCCATAATGCTTGCTATGCCACTGCCCAGTATTTGGCTGAGGAAATTAGTAATATCGGGCCATTTGAAATGCTGTTTGATGGTGACAGCAGTAAAGGGATCCCAGCATTGGCATGGAAGCTGAAAGATAATGCGGCGTTAGGTGGATATAACCTCTATGACTTGGCCGATAAGTTACGCTCTCGCGGTTGGCAGGTCCCAGCCTATTCCATGCCGGCGAACCGAGAAGATTTGGTTATCCAGCGTATTCTGGTGCGTCATGGGGTGAGCTACGACCTCGGTAGCTTGTTGATTGATGATATTAAAAGAGCGCTAGACTATTTCAAAAACCACCCAGTCACGAAACCTCTGACTGAAGAAGAAGCGAGTGGTTTTAACCACGGATAA
- the evgA gene encoding acid-sensing system DNA-binding response regulator EvgA yields MSAIIVDDHPLARIAIRNLLENEGIAVSLEASDGAEALALIESHQPEIVILDVDIPTLTGIEVVETLRKKQYNGIIIVVSAKNNIFYGKRSADAGANAFVSKKEGMANITAAINAAQNGYSYFPFSLSGFVGSLNSEEEKLQSLSSQEIKVMRHILNSMDTAQIASEMNISSKTVSTYKSRLMEKLECRSLMELFSFASRNKIG; encoded by the coding sequence ATGAGCGCTATCATTGTTGATGACCATCCGTTAGCTAGGATTGCTATCCGAAACTTACTGGAAAATGAAGGGATTGCCGTATCACTTGAAGCGTCTGATGGTGCTGAAGCGCTAGCGTTGATTGAAAGTCATCAACCAGAGATTGTTATCTTAGATGTTGATATCCCGACACTCACTGGTATCGAAGTTGTTGAAACACTAAGAAAAAAACAATATAACGGTATTATTATCGTTGTTTCAGCTAAAAATAATATCTTCTATGGCAAACGTAGTGCTGATGCAGGGGCAAATGCCTTCGTGAGTAAAAAAGAAGGTATGGCAAATATTACTGCTGCGATAAATGCGGCCCAGAATGGATATAGCTATTTCCCCTTTTCATTAAGTGGATTTGTCGGCAGCCTCAACTCTGAAGAAGAAAAGCTGCAATCGCTCTCATCGCAAGAAATCAAAGTTATGCGGCATATTTTAAATAGTATGGATACCGCACAGATTGCCTCTGAGATGAACATCAGCAGTAAAACAGTGAGTACTTATAAAAGTCGTTTAATGGAAAAACTGGAGTGTAGGTCATTAATGGAATTATTTTCATTTGCCAGTCGCAATAAGATTGGTTAA